In Oscillatoria acuminata PCC 6304, a single window of DNA contains:
- a CDS encoding PD-(D/E)XK nuclease family protein, producing the protein MMNPQATREDFPVHSQNRLSQGQLNMLQTCPRKFQYTYLEHLSSPVTPDQREKMAWGSQFHLLMQQRELGLPVEVLLQADEQMQRCYQGLLEAAPNLFEPESLGKQQFRAAEHRRIMNFQGYLFTVIYDLIIADEFSAQILDWKTYPLPKKDRTLEENWQTRLYPFVLAETSDYAPEDITMTYWFVQSAETGDDRQSKCESWTFYYNRLKHQETAQSLTHLLNQLNSWTADYESRKPFPQVAVTEGICYTCPFLTRCQRGGDSGFRLDQGDRSPAFSDIEEVAL; encoded by the coding sequence ATGATGAATCCCCAGGCAACCCGAGAAGATTTCCCCGTCCATAGTCAAAATCGCCTCTCCCAAGGCCAACTGAATATGCTGCAAACTTGCCCGCGCAAGTTTCAATATACTTATCTGGAACATCTCTCTTCTCCCGTCACCCCGGATCAACGGGAAAAAATGGCTTGGGGGAGTCAGTTTCACCTGTTAATGCAACAAAGGGAACTCGGTTTACCCGTGGAAGTGTTGCTGCAAGCTGATGAACAAATGCAACGGTGTTATCAGGGGTTATTGGAGGCTGCACCTAACCTATTTGAACCGGAGTCTTTAGGAAAGCAACAATTTCGGGCAGCGGAACATCGGCGCATTATGAATTTTCAAGGGTATTTATTCACGGTTATTTATGATTTAATAATTGCCGATGAATTCAGTGCTCAAATCTTGGATTGGAAAACCTATCCCCTACCCAAAAAAGACCGCACCCTAGAAGAAAACTGGCAAACCCGCTTGTATCCATTTGTGTTAGCAGAAACCAGCGATTATGCACCGGAAGACATTACCATGACCTATTGGTTTGTGCAATCTGCCGAAACCGGCGATGATCGCCAGTCCAAGTGCGAATCTTGGACATTCTATTACAATCGCCTGAAGCATCAAGAAACTGCACAATCTCTCACTCACTTATTAAATCAATTAAACAGTTGGACCGCAGACTATGAAAGCAGAAAGCCATTTCCCCAAGTTGCTGTAACGGAGGGAATCTGTTACACTTGTCCCTTTCTCACCCGCTGTCAGCGTGGAGGCGATTCTGGGTTCCGGTTGGATCAAGGCGATCGCAGTCCGGCTTTTTCTGACATTGAAGAAGTAGCACTCTAA
- a CDS encoding PAP/fibrillin family protein, with the protein MIGKTELLEAIAGKNRGILATPSQKQAILAAVSQLEDRNPTPRPVEATDLLGGNWRLLYTTSDELLRLDRFPLASLGQIYQCVRPSQGKIYNIAEISGLPSLDVLVSVAARFEVVSERRVDVKFERAVAGLQRLIGYQSPNAFIDQIETGKKFLALDFQIPSGEQQGWLDITYLDCDLRIGRGNKDSVFVLTKS; encoded by the coding sequence ATGATTGGCAAAACAGAATTATTAGAGGCGATCGCCGGGAAAAATCGCGGAATACTCGCCACCCCCTCCCAAAAACAAGCCATTCTAGCAGCGGTTTCCCAACTGGAGGACCGCAACCCCACTCCCCGTCCCGTGGAAGCAACGGATCTCTTAGGGGGAAATTGGCGACTGCTGTACACCACTAGCGACGAACTCCTCCGTCTCGATCGCTTTCCCTTGGCAAGTTTAGGCCAAATTTATCAATGCGTGCGTCCCAGTCAAGGGAAAATTTATAATATTGCCGAAATTTCTGGACTTCCTTCCTTAGATGTTTTAGTTAGCGTAGCGGCTCGATTTGAAGTCGTTTCTGAACGGCGAGTTGATGTCAAATTTGAGCGGGCCGTTGCCGGATTACAGCGTCTGATTGGGTATCAATCCCCCAATGCTTTCATCGACCAAATCGAAACCGGCAAAAAATTTCTCGCCCTAGATTTCCAAATTCCCAGCGGAGAACAACAAGGGTGGTTAGATATCACCTATCTCGACTGCGACTTACGGATTGGAAGAGGAAATAAAGATAGTGTTTTTGTATTAACCAAATCATGA
- a CDS encoding DUF3134 domain-containing protein, producing the protein MYNPSLREESRYKIADVIPLQQETSILDWLESNGRLIAREEKESEYAIDEEEIAALMSVEDNTYDDDDDDNELVEED; encoded by the coding sequence ATGTACAACCCGTCTCTACGCGAAGAATCTCGTTATAAAATTGCTGATGTGATTCCTTTGCAACAAGAAACGTCTATCCTTGATTGGCTAGAATCCAATGGTCGCTTGATTGCCCGGGAAGAAAAAGAGAGTGAGTATGCCATTGATGAAGAAGAAATTGCTGCACTCATGTCTGTAGAAGACAATACCTACGATGACGATGATGATGATAATGAGTTAGTTGAGGAAGACTAA
- the mraY gene encoding phospho-N-acetylmuramoyl-pentapeptide-transferase has translation MGSVQSLNLSGTRLFWLLTVAVTGASLILDGLSGRIANLGETLTLPLFACTLATVAVGYWVVPALQRLKTGQVIREDGPQSHLKKAGTPTMGGVFFIPVATLVALIWSGFAPEATAAVALTLSYGFIGWLDDWQILRRKSNKGISPKMKLALQFGFGALFCLGLALTQPPTITNITLPFGIVLPLGFFFWVLAEFVLVAESNATNLTDGVDGLMGGTGAVAFLGLGALVASTHPSLAIFCACISGSCLGFLAYNRNPARVFMGDTGSLALGGALAAVALTSDSLWALFIISGLFFVESLSVIAQVLYYKATKGPDGIGKRLFKMAPIHHHLELSGWSELQIVAAFYVICGVLAILGLTLG, from the coding sequence ATGGGATCGGTTCAGTCGTTGAACCTGTCAGGAACTCGTTTATTTTGGCTCTTAACCGTTGCCGTGACTGGGGCATCGCTCATCCTGGATGGGTTGAGTGGGAGAATCGCCAATCTCGGCGAAACCTTGACCCTCCCCCTGTTTGCCTGTACTTTGGCAACTGTTGCTGTTGGGTACTGGGTGGTTCCCGCCCTGCAACGACTCAAAACTGGACAAGTGATTCGAGAGGATGGTCCTCAAAGTCATTTGAAAAAAGCAGGCACTCCGACAATGGGCGGGGTGTTTTTTATTCCGGTGGCAACCCTGGTGGCGCTGATTTGGTCGGGGTTTGCACCGGAGGCGACTGCGGCAGTCGCCCTCACCCTCAGTTATGGTTTTATTGGCTGGTTGGATGACTGGCAAATTCTCCGGCGCAAGTCCAATAAAGGCATTTCTCCCAAAATGAAATTGGCCTTACAATTCGGTTTCGGCGCACTCTTTTGTTTGGGATTAGCGTTAACTCAACCCCCAACAATTACCAATATTACCCTCCCCTTTGGCATCGTTTTGCCTTTAGGTTTCTTCTTCTGGGTCCTAGCCGAATTTGTCCTGGTGGCAGAAAGTAATGCCACAAATTTAACCGATGGCGTGGATGGATTGATGGGCGGAACTGGGGCAGTCGCCTTTTTGGGATTAGGTGCATTAGTCGCCTCCACCCATCCCAGTTTAGCAATTTTCTGTGCTTGCATTAGTGGTAGCTGTCTCGGTTTTCTCGCCTATAATCGCAACCCAGCGCGAGTCTTTATGGGGGATACGGGTTCCCTTGCCTTGGGCGGGGCCTTAGCTGCCGTTGCCCTCACCAGTGATAGTCTCTGGGCGTTATTTATCATCAGTGGACTGTTCTTTGTGGAATCTCTTTCGGTAATTGCCCAAGTGCTTTATTATAAAGCGACTAAAGGACCAGATGGCATTGGCAAGCGCTTATTTAAAATGGCTCCGATTCATCATCATTTAGAACTGAGTGGCTGGTCAGAATTGCAAATCGTCGCTGCATTTTATGTGATTTGTGGGGTTCTGGCTATCCTCGGTCTAACTTTAGGTTAA
- a CDS encoding glycosyltransferase, producing the protein MNTQSISQPMPPSFLPQVSVVVPVYNGEKDLPELIDCLRSQTYPPQKVEYILVDNNSSDRTPTLLQEAVQNTPEITLRPLSEPQIQSSYAARNTGIRAATGEFIAFTDADCRPEPNWLFSLIQPFINPQIGIVVGEIAAFPGNNILEQYAEREETLSQKHTLAHPFCPYGQTANLGIRRSIFSEIGLFRSYLTTGGDADICWRILRETEWRLEFAPTAIVKHRHRTTLKELQSQWRRYGKSNRYLHQLHGIDLTRELDQREYLYRLSRWVLKELPLNTLKAVTKKATLADILSTPIGLICIQARSQGQREANLSETARKIDSL; encoded by the coding sequence ATGAATACTCAATCCATATCTCAACCGATGCCTCCCTCGTTTTTGCCCCAGGTATCCGTCGTGGTGCCAGTTTATAATGGCGAAAAAGATTTACCGGAATTGATAGACTGCCTGCGATCGCAAACTTATCCCCCACAGAAAGTAGAGTATATTCTGGTGGATAATAATAGCAGCGATCGCACCCCGACCCTCCTCCAAGAGGCAGTTCAAAATACCCCGGAAATCACCCTTCGTCCCTTAAGCGAACCGCAAATCCAAAGTTCCTACGCCGCCCGTAACACCGGCATCCGCGCCGCCACCGGGGAATTCATCGCCTTCACCGATGCCGATTGTCGTCCTGAACCCAACTGGTTATTCTCCTTAATTCAGCCCTTTATTAACCCCCAAATTGGAATTGTGGTGGGAGAAATTGCCGCATTCCCGGGAAATAACATCCTAGAACAATATGCGGAACGGGAAGAAACCCTCTCCCAAAAACATACCTTAGCTCATCCCTTTTGTCCCTATGGACAAACGGCAAATCTGGGTATTCGCCGGTCTATTTTTAGCGAAATCGGATTATTTCGCAGTTACCTCACCACAGGAGGAGATGCGGACATCTGCTGGCGAATCCTCAGAGAAACGGAATGGAGGTTAGAATTTGCCCCAACTGCGATCGTCAAACATCGACATCGGACAACCTTGAAAGAGTTACAAAGTCAATGGCGCAGATATGGCAAATCCAATCGCTACTTACATCAACTCCACGGGATTGATTTGACGAGAGAGTTGGACCAACGGGAATATCTTTATCGATTAAGTCGCTGGGTTTTAAAAGAGTTACCCCTGAATACCTTAAAAGCAGTTACCAAAAAAGCCACCCTCGCCGATATCCTCTCGACTCCCATCGGATTAATCTGTATCCAAGCGCGATCGCAAGGTCAAAGAGAAGCTAACCTATCAGAAACAGCGCGAAAAATTGATTCCCTATAA
- a CDS encoding HAD family hydrolase encodes MSELRALIFDVDGTLAETERDAHRPAFNRAFKEAGLDWEWSVEFYGELLEIGGGKERIQHYVEQYQSDFPIPNQDLDQFVFDVHEIKNKYFGQLVVDRIPLRPGVMRLMQEAQREGVRLAIATTSDPHNVEALLKSAISPDGPSWFEVIAAGDMVPVKKPEPDVYQYALQALNLQPEDCLAIEDSNQGLLAAQSAGVKTVITVNNYTRKQDFSGAELVIDSLGEPDEPFTVLSGDAGEASYFDLALARQLHQRG; translated from the coding sequence ATGAGTGAACTTCGTGCTTTGATTTTTGATGTGGATGGGACTCTGGCTGAAACGGAACGAGATGCTCATCGTCCCGCGTTTAACCGGGCATTTAAGGAGGCGGGATTAGATTGGGAATGGTCGGTCGAGTTTTATGGAGAATTACTAGAGATTGGCGGAGGGAAGGAACGAATCCAGCATTATGTGGAGCAGTATCAGTCAGATTTTCCGATTCCCAATCAGGATTTAGATCAGTTTGTTTTTGATGTCCATGAGATTAAAAATAAATATTTTGGTCAGTTGGTGGTAGATAGAATTCCCTTACGTCCTGGGGTGATGCGGTTAATGCAGGAAGCGCAACGGGAGGGAGTGCGCTTGGCGATCGCCACGACTTCTGATCCCCATAATGTAGAGGCGTTGTTAAAAAGTGCAATTTCGCCGGATGGTCCGAGTTGGTTTGAAGTGATTGCTGCTGGGGATATGGTTCCGGTTAAAAAACCTGAACCGGATGTCTATCAATATGCACTCCAGGCTTTAAATTTACAACCGGAAGATTGCTTGGCGATCGAGGATTCTAATCAAGGGTTATTAGCGGCTCAATCTGCGGGGGTGAAAACGGTGATTACAGTTAATAATTATACCCGCAAGCAAGATTTTTCTGGGGCAGAATTGGTAATAGATTCTCTGGGGGAACCGGATGAACCATTTACGGTTTTATCTGGGGATGCCGGTGAGGCGAGTTATTTTGATTTGGCATTGGCGCGACAGTTGCATCAGAGGGGGTGA